A DNA window from Stigmatella aurantiaca contains the following coding sequences:
- a CDS encoding pyridoxal phosphate-dependent decarboxylase family protein: MPSYRDRVAAAYDAEHFRRQGHQLVDQLADYLSRATHGDNLPVLPWSPPAERLTQFPGDFPAEPTGELSGLMERVLATSNHLHHPRYIGHQVTAPLPLAALCDFVSSLLNNGMAVYEMGPSATAMEHSVLRWMAGQLGLPEGSGGVLTSGGSAGNLTALLAARQARAGYDAWGGGSAAGPPLTVLVPETAHYCIARSVKVMGWGTEGVTPVPVDAHFRLRPEALEEARTRALKAGRRPIAVVACAGSTATGAFDPLEAVADFCERQGLWFHVDGAHGASAVLSPEDRHRVKGIERADSVVWDAHKMMLMPALITAVLFREGSRSFEAFAQEASYLFHGQDTRRWSDIGLRTLECTKEMMALKLYTCLSLLGTRFFSDYVAATFALARRFAAMLQAAPDFELAVEPGCNIVCFRHTPAGLPPSERDALQTHLRERLITRGDFYLVQTTLPRGVHLRTTLINPLTSEADLNALLETLRQAA, translated from the coding sequence ATGCCGAGCTACCGAGACCGCGTCGCCGCCGCCTACGATGCCGAGCACTTCCGCCGCCAGGGCCACCAGCTGGTGGATCAGCTCGCGGACTACCTGTCGCGGGCCACCCACGGGGACAACCTGCCCGTGCTGCCCTGGAGTCCCCCGGCGGAGCGCCTCACGCAGTTTCCGGGAGACTTCCCCGCGGAGCCCACCGGGGAGCTGTCCGGGCTGATGGAGCGAGTCCTCGCCACCTCCAACCACCTGCACCACCCACGCTACATCGGCCACCAGGTGACGGCCCCGCTTCCGCTGGCGGCGCTGTGCGACTTCGTCTCCTCGCTGCTCAACAACGGCATGGCCGTGTACGAGATGGGGCCCTCCGCCACCGCCATGGAGCACTCGGTGCTGCGCTGGATGGCCGGCCAGCTCGGGCTGCCCGAGGGCAGTGGCGGCGTGCTCACCTCGGGGGGCTCGGCGGGCAACCTCACCGCGCTGCTCGCCGCGCGCCAGGCCCGCGCGGGCTACGACGCCTGGGGCGGGGGCTCCGCCGCGGGCCCCCCGCTCACGGTGCTCGTCCCGGAGACGGCCCACTACTGCATCGCCCGCTCCGTGAAGGTGATGGGCTGGGGCACGGAGGGCGTCACCCCCGTGCCCGTGGACGCCCACTTCCGGCTGCGCCCCGAGGCCCTGGAGGAGGCCCGGACGCGCGCCCTGAAGGCCGGCCGCCGCCCCATCGCCGTGGTGGCCTGCGCCGGCTCCACCGCCACGGGCGCGTTTGATCCGCTGGAGGCCGTGGCGGACTTCTGCGAGCGCCAGGGGCTCTGGTTCCACGTGGATGGGGCCCACGGCGCCTCCGCCGTGCTCAGCCCCGAGGACCGCCACCGGGTGAAGGGCATCGAGCGCGCGGACTCGGTGGTGTGGGACGCGCACAAGATGATGCTGATGCCCGCCCTCATCACCGCGGTGCTCTTCCGCGAGGGCTCCCGCTCCTTCGAGGCCTTCGCCCAGGAGGCCAGCTACCTCTTCCACGGCCAGGACACGCGGCGCTGGAGCGACATCGGGCTGCGCACGCTGGAGTGCACCAAGGAGATGATGGCCCTCAAGCTCTACACGTGCCTGAGCCTGCTGGGCACCCGCTTCTTCTCGGACTACGTGGCGGCCACCTTCGCGCTGGCCCGGCGCTTCGCCGCGATGCTCCAGGCCGCCCCGGACTTCGAGCTGGCGGTGGAGCCCGGGTGCAACATTGTCTGCTTCCGGCACACCCCCGCCGGCCTGCCCCCCTCCGAGAGGGATGCGCTCCAGACCCACCTGCGCGAGCGGCTCATCACCCGGGGGGACTTCTACCTGGTGCAGACCACCCTGCCCCGGGGTGTTCACCTCCGGACGACGCTCATCAACCCGCTGACCTCGGAGGCGGACCTGAATGCCCTGCTCGAAACACTGCGCCAGGCGGCGTGA